The Aulosira sp. FACHB-615 genome includes a region encoding these proteins:
- a CDS encoding ATP/GTP-binding protein, with amino-acid sequence MTVGDSRVGKSTVSKLLIDLLLQQEKKVKVYDHDNRQRLKAYEEVAIIEKLDFFEDETDKFLMTLNKREFDVLLIDMPGQYINKICQYINQVELFSLLADYKWKLTFLQPISHRLDCLDYLKTLLELAAFNANYVVVKNQHFGTRFTEYQSIQHKLALVGGVDVELTGLHREMYEVLERRGKPYSMASNDMSIYLIYRQYIHQWIKKFSTSIFSKNIAIQYLGLEAK; translated from the coding sequence ATGACTGTAGGCGATTCGCGTGTGGGAAAGTCTACAGTTTCTAAACTGCTAATCGACCTACTTCTTCAACAAGAAAAAAAGGTCAAAGTTTACGATCATGATAACCGTCAAAGATTGAAAGCTTATGAAGAGGTGGCAATAATCGAAAAGCTTGATTTTTTTGAGGATGAAACAGACAAGTTTTTAATGACTTTAAACAAAAGAGAATTTGATGTCCTTTTAATTGATATGCCCGGACAGTACATCAATAAAATCTGCCAGTACATCAATCAGGTGGAATTATTTAGTCTCTTGGCTGACTATAAGTGGAAATTGACCTTTCTCCAACCAATATCACATAGATTGGACTGTCTTGATTATTTGAAAACTCTGCTGGAGCTTGCTGCCTTTAATGCTAATTATGTAGTAGTCAAGAATCAGCATTTTGGTACTCGTTTTACAGAGTATCAGTCAATCCAGCATAAATTAGCACTAGTCGGTGGTGTTGATGTTGAGCTAACTGGGTTGCATAGAGAAATGTATGAAGTCTTAGAAAGAAGGGGTAAACCTTATTCAATGGCCTCTAATGATATGTCTATTTATCTGATTTATCGGCAATATATTCACCAATGGATTAAAAAATTTTCCACCTCAATATTTAGCAAAAACATAGCGATTCAATATTTAGGCTTGGAGGCTAAATAA
- a CDS encoding DUF6753 family protein yields the protein MQVGEILQGYSEAEQKRISQMCQEMGISRDDPMFQLMATLGRYEETIIDHQARTEAMVEAWATLIDSKLEDTSKAAQSMHYTVISSAVRDVLKNMQNPLSLPENNGKIGVWLWAVIGGVLAAGGLLGSLTTWNVVSNLSGNQTIVVSQNDLKVLQWAKTKEGQQMYQTLLQNQAAIAACQQRKELQGYCLIRVRSNQK from the coding sequence ATGCAAGTAGGCGAAATATTACAGGGATATTCAGAAGCCGAGCAAAAACGCATATCTCAGATGTGCCAAGAGATGGGCATTTCAAGGGATGACCCCATGTTTCAGCTAATGGCAACATTGGGAAGATATGAGGAGACAATCATTGACCACCAAGCCCGAACCGAGGCAATGGTCGAAGCTTGGGCAACTCTCATAGACTCTAAGTTAGAGGACACAAGTAAAGCAGCCCAGTCAATGCACTATACCGTTATCTCCAGTGCGGTGCGCGATGTATTGAAAAATATGCAAAATCCCCTATCTTTGCCAGAAAATAATGGAAAGATAGGGGTTTGGTTGTGGGCAGTAATTGGCGGTGTATTGGCAGCCGGTGGCTTGCTTGGTTCTTTGACAACATGGAATGTTGTTTCAAACTTGAGTGGTAATCAAACAATAGTAGTATCTCAAAATGACTTAAAAGTATTGCAGTGGGCAAAAACGAAGGAGGGTCAACAGATGTATCAGACATTGTTGCAGAATCAAGCAGCGATCGCCGCCTGCCAACAACGAAAAGAATTGCAAGGTTATTGTCTGATTCGGGTTAGAAGTAATCAAAAATAA